The Flavobacterium commune genome contains a region encoding:
- a CDS encoding alginate export family protein: MKLLKTLSLSIIGLVGTGAMAQEFSSDIQIRPRYEYTNGFGTLLTPTTEHTSFVGNRARLNLNYKDEKLAVKLALQNVRTWGAVNHLTGGVSNATNSFVLFEGWAQYSFTDKWSTKVGRQVISYDNQRIFGGLDWANQGRSFDAALFKYKGAKSQLDLGFALNAKDETKTTPSFPTSVSFGSDLDFKDFQYAWYHTSIKKLGVSFLALNIGREYMKTLTEAETNYYQTFGTYANYAGKKLSLDFSFYGQTGKIETNKVSAWQTAANLGYAFSPKFKATLGYEFLSGKDLGTSPTMVKSFNPVFGTNHAFNGFMDYFYVGNHANSVGLQDLTLKLDFPIKKVNLSVAPHLFYTANELNATDDKYLGTEVDVTAVYKASKDITLIAGYSQMFGSDSMVALKGGLNDTTNNWAYLMVNINPQIFSSKK, from the coding sequence ATGAAATTACTTAAAACACTTTCTTTATCAATAATTGGATTAGTAGGTACCGGGGCAATGGCTCAGGAGTTCAGTTCTGATATTCAAATCAGACCCCGATATGAATACACAAACGGTTTTGGAACATTATTAACCCCTACTACTGAACATACTTCATTTGTTGGAAATCGTGCAAGATTAAACTTAAATTACAAAGATGAAAAATTAGCTGTAAAATTGGCTTTACAAAATGTACGTACCTGGGGTGCTGTAAACCATCTTACAGGAGGTGTTTCAAATGCAACGAACAGTTTTGTGCTGTTTGAAGGATGGGCACAATACAGTTTTACTGATAAATGGAGTACTAAAGTAGGTCGTCAAGTAATATCTTATGATAACCAAAGAATCTTTGGAGGATTAGATTGGGCAAATCAGGGACGTAGCTTTGATGCAGCTTTATTCAAATATAAAGGAGCTAAAAGCCAATTGGATTTAGGATTTGCATTAAATGCAAAAGACGAAACTAAAACGACTCCAAGCTTCCCTACTTCAGTTTCATTTGGAAGTGATTTAGATTTTAAAGATTTTCAATATGCCTGGTACCACACTTCTATCAAAAAATTAGGAGTAAGCTTTTTAGCCTTGAATATAGGAAGAGAATACATGAAAACGCTAACAGAAGCAGAAACAAATTACTACCAAACATTTGGTACTTATGCTAATTATGCTGGTAAAAAATTAAGTCTTGACTTTAGTTTCTACGGACAAACCGGAAAAATTGAAACAAACAAAGTTTCGGCTTGGCAAACAGCAGCTAATTTAGGATATGCTTTTTCGCCTAAATTCAAAGCTACTTTAGGATATGAGTTCTTATCAGGAAAAGACCTAGGTACCTCTCCTACAATGGTTAAATCATTCAATCCTGTTTTTGGTACAAACCACGCTTTTAATGGTTTTATGGATTATTTCTACGTAGGAAACCACGCTAACTCAGTAGGTTTACAAGATCTTACTTTAAAATTAGACTTCCCCATCAAAAAAGTGAACTTGTCTGTTGCTCCTCATTTATTTTATACTGCAAATGAATTGAATGCAACTGATGATAAATACCTGGGAACTGAGGTTGATGTAACAGCAGTTTACAAAGCAAGTAAAGACATTACACTTATTGCAGGATATTCTCAAATGTTTGGTTCTGATTCTATGGTAGCCTTAAAAGGTGGCTTGAACGACACCACTAACAACTGGGCTTATTTAATGGTGAACATCAACCCACAAATATTCTCCAGCAAAAAATAA
- a CDS encoding PhnA domain-containing protein translates to MSIDRELNKRSGGKCELCGATENLKVYEVLPTKKGGIDEAVQACATCVDQIENPGNEDLNHWRCLNDSMWSEHTPVQVVAWRMLSRLRAAGWPQELLDMMYLDEDVLEWAKATGEGEDDENKIIHRDSNGVILEHGDSVVLIKDLKVKGSSMVAKQGTAVRNIRLDHENAEYIEGKVDGQQIVIITQYVKKI, encoded by the coding sequence ATGAGCATAGATAGAGAATTAAATAAACGCAGCGGAGGAAAATGTGAACTTTGCGGAGCTACCGAAAACCTAAAAGTGTACGAAGTACTTCCTACAAAAAAAGGCGGAATTGACGAAGCCGTCCAGGCATGCGCTACTTGTGTTGACCAAATTGAAAATCCTGGTAACGAAGATTTAAACCACTGGAGATGCTTAAACGACAGTATGTGGAGTGAACACACTCCTGTACAAGTTGTAGCCTGGAGAATGTTGAGTCGTTTGCGTGCTGCGGGTTGGCCACAGGAATTACTGGACATGATGTATCTTGACGAAGATGTTTTAGAATGGGCAAAAGCAACCGGAGAAGGAGAAGACGACGAAAATAAAATCATCCACAGAGACAGTAACGGTGTAATTTTAGAACACGGAGATTCAGTAGTTTTGATAAAAGACTTAAAAGTAAAAGGTTCTAGTATGGTAGCCAAACAAGGGACTGCGGTAAGAAACATCCGTTTAGACCATGAAAATGCCGAATACATTGAAGGAAAAGTGGATGGTCAACAAATTGTAATTATCACTCAGTACGTGAAGAAAATCTAG
- a CDS encoding DEAD/DEAH box helicase, with product MNKKHHSNNILLNLGIDSLNEMQEAAQEIILNENNVLLLSPTGSGKTLAFLLPVLEMLQPEILSVQCLILVPSRELGLQIEQVWKKMGTAYKVNVCYGGHSIDTEIKNLSNPPAVLIGTPGRIADHIERGSFRLDKIQTLILDEFDKSLQLGFHEQMSFIIGKLAKVNKRVLVSATSDIEIPKFTRVVNPAVLDFIPETEEESNLSTKLVISKEKDKLNSLFQLICSLKSESAIIFCNHRDAAERISDTLNEKGIYSTYYHGGMDQEERERALIQFRNGSVSYLVTTDLAARGLDIPEMNHVIHYHLPLKEDEFTHRNGRTARMTATGTAYIIAHESEKKMDYVDYENTEVFSVENGKSLPKPPQFQTIYISGGKKNKLNKIDIVGFFSQKGKLEKGDLGLIEVKDFISFAAVKYSKVKDLLHHIKDEKMKGKKYKIQVARNVIKKVEE from the coding sequence ATGAATAAGAAACACCATTCCAATAATATACTATTAAATTTAGGTATCGACAGCCTAAATGAAATGCAGGAAGCAGCTCAGGAAATCATCCTGAATGAAAACAATGTTTTGTTGCTTTCACCCACAGGTTCCGGAAAAACTCTGGCTTTTTTACTGCCAGTTTTAGAAATGTTGCAACCTGAAATCCTTTCGGTACAATGTTTAATTTTAGTTCCATCGCGCGAATTAGGTTTACAAATTGAGCAGGTTTGGAAAAAAATGGGTACGGCATATAAGGTAAATGTTTGCTATGGCGGACATTCAATCGATACTGAAATTAAAAATTTAAGCAATCCGCCAGCTGTTTTAATAGGAACACCGGGTAGAATTGCCGATCATATTGAGCGAGGAAGTTTTAGATTGGATAAAATCCAGACTTTAATTTTGGACGAATTTGATAAGTCTTTGCAATTGGGTTTCCATGAGCAAATGTCTTTTATCATTGGAAAATTGGCTAAAGTCAACAAACGCGTTTTGGTTTCGGCAACTTCTGATATTGAGATTCCAAAATTTACCAGAGTGGTAAATCCGGCGGTTTTAGATTTTATACCGGAAACTGAAGAAGAATCAAATCTTTCTACGAAATTGGTTATTTCTAAGGAAAAAGATAAGCTGAATTCCCTGTTCCAGTTGATTTGTTCATTAAAATCTGAATCGGCGATTATTTTTTGTAATCACCGTGATGCTGCTGAACGAATTAGTGATACTTTGAACGAAAAAGGAATTTATTCTACCTATTATCATGGAGGAATGGATCAGGAAGAACGTGAACGCGCTTTGATTCAGTTTAGAAATGGTAGTGTCAGTTATTTGGTTACTACTGATTTAGCTGCCCGCGGACTGGATATTCCCGAAATGAATCACGTAATTCATTATCATTTGCCATTAAAAGAAGATGAATTTACCCACAGAAACGGACGTACAGCGCGTATGACTGCTACTGGAACGGCTTATATTATTGCACATGAATCCGAGAAAAAAATGGATTATGTGGATTATGAAAATACCGAAGTTTTTTCGGTAGAAAACGGAAAATCTTTGCCTAAACCGCCACAATTTCAAACCATTTATATTAGTGGTGGGAAAAAAAATAAGCTGAATAAAATTGATATTGTAGGTTTCTTTTCCCAAAAAGGAAAACTGGAAAAAGGCGATTTAGGATTGATAGAAGTGAAGGATTTTATTTCGTTTGCAGCTGTAAAATACTCTAAAGTAAAAGATTTGCTTCATCATATTAAGGACGAAAAAATGAAAGGCAAGAAATATAAAATTCAGGTTGCCCGAAATGTAATTAAGAAAGTAGAAGAGTAG
- a CDS encoding IS256 family transposase encodes MIDKDDLLNNKDFYKSFKNAEDLTSFFQTMHKRAVEHMLEAELDAHLDNEKHDKTTKGNYRNGHGTKKIKTSFGQQEIKVPRDRDSSFNPLLVPKRENIAQGIENVIISLYAKGMSVSDIEEQIKEVYNFEVSSSTISRITNTITNEVVTWQNRPLEELYLIVWMDGIVFKVREGSKVINKTIYLAVGLNRDGKKDVLGMWLGKNESSSFWMSVLTDLKARGVEDILITATDNLNGFTQTIRSVFPESQTQICVVHQIRNACKYVVWKDRKQFTADMKHIYNAPTKQAAELALNDFADKWESKYSYAIKSWRDNWDELTVFFDFPIEIRKIIYTTNLIENLNGKIRKYTKNKMSFPTDDAVLKSVFLALREATKKWSMPIQNWGIVLNQFTLIFEKRLRL; translated from the coding sequence ATGATTGACAAAGACGACTTATTAAACAACAAGGATTTCTATAAATCCTTCAAGAATGCAGAAGATTTAACCTCATTCTTTCAAACGATGCACAAACGAGCTGTTGAACATATGCTCGAAGCCGAACTTGATGCTCATTTAGACAATGAAAAACACGATAAAACCACTAAGGGTAATTATCGCAACGGACACGGAACTAAAAAAATAAAGACCTCTTTTGGTCAACAAGAAATCAAAGTTCCTCGTGACAGAGATTCTTCCTTTAATCCCCTGCTTGTTCCTAAAAGAGAAAATATAGCCCAAGGTATTGAAAATGTCATCATCTCACTTTATGCTAAAGGCATGAGTGTTAGTGATATTGAAGAACAGATCAAGGAGGTATATAATTTTGAAGTGTCTTCTTCGACTATATCACGTATTACCAACACAATTACAAATGAAGTAGTTACTTGGCAAAACAGGCCACTAGAAGAGCTTTATTTAATTGTTTGGATGGATGGTATTGTTTTTAAGGTTAGAGAAGGTTCGAAAGTTATCAATAAAACTATTTATTTAGCTGTAGGGCTTAACAGAGATGGTAAAAAAGATGTTTTAGGAATGTGGCTTGGTAAGAATGAAAGCAGTAGCTTTTGGATGAGTGTCTTGACTGATTTAAAAGCCCGTGGCGTTGAAGATATACTTATTACAGCTACCGATAATTTAAATGGATTTACTCAAACAATCCGAAGTGTTTTCCCTGAATCTCAAACACAAATCTGCGTGGTTCATCAAATTAGAAATGCTTGTAAATATGTCGTTTGGAAGGACCGAAAACAATTTACTGCCGATATGAAACATATTTATAACGCTCCAACAAAACAAGCAGCAGAGTTGGCTTTAAACGATTTTGCAGACAAATGGGAATCCAAATATTCTTATGCAATTAAATCCTGGCGAGATAACTGGGATGAATTGACCGTATTTTTTGATTTTCCAATTGAAATTAGAAAAATCATTTATACAACAAATTTAATCGAGAACTTAAACGGAAAAATTAGAAAATACACTAAAAATAAAATGTCGTTCCCAACAGATGATGCTGTATTAAAATCGGTATTTTTGGCTTTAAGAGAAGCGACCAAAAAATGGTCAATGCCTATTCAAAATTGGGGAATTGTTTTAAACCAATTTACCCTTATATTTGAAAAAAGGCTCCGATTATAA
- a CDS encoding NUDIX hydrolase — protein sequence MYKVFVNDKPLFLTNKISKETDFKLFLLESIDIEQIIIKIFQNKIQKAYLYHPDEKEIMKTLKAKIPVNKAGGGLVYNKKGEVLFIFRNGKWDLPKGGVEKKEEIEQTAMREVEEETGVGQLKITNKLQKTYHVFKRNGVYKLKITHWFEMYSDFEGTPQGQLEEGIEKVAWIHPNDIPEVLKNSYENIKLLFEEENIIRS from the coding sequence ATGTATAAAGTTTTTGTGAACGACAAACCACTTTTTTTGACAAATAAAATCTCAAAAGAAACAGATTTTAAGCTTTTTTTGTTGGAAAGTATTGATATTGAGCAGATTATTATCAAAATTTTTCAAAATAAAATTCAAAAAGCGTATCTCTATCATCCCGATGAAAAGGAGATTATGAAAACTCTAAAAGCTAAAATTCCAGTAAATAAAGCAGGTGGTGGATTAGTTTATAATAAAAAAGGGGAGGTTTTATTTATTTTTAGAAATGGGAAGTGGGATTTGCCAAAAGGCGGTGTCGAAAAAAAAGAGGAAATCGAGCAAACTGCCATGCGTGAAGTAGAAGAGGAAACAGGTGTGGGGCAATTGAAAATCACCAATAAGTTGCAAAAAACCTACCATGTTTTTAAGCGTAATGGGGTTTATAAGTTGAAAATTACGCATTGGTTCGAAATGTATTCTGACTTTGAAGGAACGCCACAAGGACAATTGGAAGAAGGAATTGAAAAAGTAGCCTGGATTCATCCAAATGATATTCCGGAAGTACTAAAAAACTCCTACGAGAACATCAAATTATTATTTGAAGAAGAAAATATTATTCGAAGTTAG
- the pyrE gene encoding orotate phosphoribosyltransferase, with amino-acid sequence MIFNKDTAEKTAELLLQINAIKLNPENSFTWASGWKSPIYCDNRLILSFPAIRNYVRDEFAKHIEKQFGKPDVIAGVATGAIGIGMLVAESMGLPFVYVRPEPKKHGRQNQVEGFLQKGQNVVVVEDLISTGNSSLLAVEALRAAGANIKGMAAIFTYGFDVAEENFKNAKLDLYTLSNYQNLLNLAVAKKYITEKEESTLREWSVTPSTWGQVESK; translated from the coding sequence ATGATTTTTAATAAAGATACAGCCGAAAAAACAGCCGAATTGCTTTTACAAATAAATGCAATTAAATTGAATCCTGAAAATTCTTTTACATGGGCTTCAGGATGGAAATCACCTATATATTGTGATAACCGTCTAATACTTTCATTTCCAGCCATAAGAAATTATGTGAGAGATGAATTTGCAAAACACATTGAAAAACAATTTGGAAAACCAGACGTTATTGCCGGAGTAGCTACCGGAGCTATCGGAATCGGTATGCTGGTTGCCGAAAGCATGGGACTACCTTTTGTTTATGTACGTCCGGAACCTAAAAAACACGGTCGCCAAAACCAAGTGGAAGGTTTCCTTCAAAAAGGACAAAATGTAGTTGTAGTAGAAGATTTAATCAGTACAGGAAACAGTAGTTTACTAGCTGTTGAAGCCTTGCGTGCTGCTGGTGCTAACATTAAAGGAATGGCTGCTATTTTTACTTATGGATTTGATGTTGCCGAAGAAAATTTCAAAAACGCAAAACTGGATTTATATACTTTAAGTAATTACCAAAACCTACTGAATTTAGCTGTAGCCAAAAAATATATTACTGAAAAAGAAGAAAGTACTTTAAGAGAATGGAGCGTTACTCCTTCAACTTGGGGACAAGTAGAAAGCAAATAA